From the genome of Populus trichocarpa isolate Nisqually-1 chromosome 15, P.trichocarpa_v4.1, whole genome shotgun sequence, one region includes:
- the LOC7476731 gene encoding protein NAP1 → MANSWQHYSTYDPSLSPAGVRSREWEGPSSWTEYLGPDMSSPMTSRVSRKKGGSDGQVQSSCGGYHKGLNLGWVVQLTEVAEGLMAKMYRLNQILDCPDPVGQVFSEAFWKAGVLPNYPRICLLLSKNFPEHFSKLQLERVDKVALDALNDGTEVHLQSLEPWFQLLLDLMAFREQALRLILDLSSTVITLLPHQNSLILHAFMDLFCSFIRVNLFSEKIPRKMMLQMYNLLHAMSRKDSDCDFYHRLVQFIDSYDPPLKGLQEDLKFVSPRIGEVLEAVGPVIFLSTDTRKLRNEGFLSPYHPRYPDILTNSAHPVRAQDLANVTSYREWVLLGYLVCPDELLRVTSIDIALVVLKENLILTVFRDEYALLHEDYQLYVLPRILESKKMAKSGRTKQKEADLEYSVAKHVEKMISEVHEQSLLSCDAIHHERRVLLKQEIGRMVLFFTDQPSLLAPNIQMVFSALALAQSEVIWYFQHVGIASSKSKAARAIPVDIDPNDPTIGFLLDGMDHLCCLVRKYIAAIRGYALSYLSSCAGRIRFLLGTPGMVALDLDASLKGLFQQIVQHLESIPKLQGENISAIMCDLSEFRKDWLSILMIVTSARSSINIRHLEKATVSTGKEGLLSEGNAAYNWSRCVDDLESQLSKHGTLKKLYFYHQHLTVVFRNTMFGPEGRPQHCCAWLGVASSFPECASPIVPEEVTKIGRDAVLYVESLIESIIGGLEGLINILDSEGGFGALEAQLLPEQAAFYLNDTSRVSIPTSKSTKGAVGFPLPGHESYPENNSAIKMLEAAMQRLTNLFSVLNDMEPICVLNHVFVLREYMREGILGNFRRRLLAVLKADNDLQRPSVLESLIHRHLNIVYLAEQHISMDLTHGIQEVLLIEAFSGPVSSLHLFEKPADQLTGSATEVVCNWYIENIVKDVSGAGILFTPIHKCFKSTRPVGGYFAELVTDLRELQAFVRVFGGYGVDRLDRMMKEHTAALLNCIDTSLRSNHEVLEAVAGSMHSGDRIEREACSRQIVDLDTVIGFCIEGGQALAFDQLLAEAAGVVLDEGAPLIYSLLSGVVKHIPEEISEKKEIRRIRGVANSLNIVGDHDSEWIRSILEDVGGANDGSWTLLPYLFATFMTSKIWNSTGFNVDTGGFNNNIHCLARCMSAVIAGSELVRLEREHQQRQQSLSNGHLDEALDPEIHSRLSAEASIKSAMQLFVKFATGIVLDSWSEANRSNLVAKLIFLDQLCEISPYLPRSSLEAYVPYAILRSIYSQYYSNSPSMPLALLSVSPRHSPAVSLSHTSPAVNHFYDMDSGSLRSTDNKHRNVRRSGPLDYSSSRKVKLVEGSTSGSTGRSPLPRFAVSRSGPLMYK, encoded by the exons atggcaAACTCGTGGCAACATTATTCGACCTACGATCCATCTCTATCGCCTGCTGGTGTAAGATCGAGGGAATGGGAGGGTCCGTCGAGTTGGACTGAGTATTTGGGTCCTGATATGAGTTCGCCAATGACATCGAGGGTGTCTAGGAAAAAGGGTGGTTCAGATGGACAGGTTCAGAGTTCATGTGGTGGGTATCATAAGGGTTTGAATTTGGGGTGGGTAGTTCAACTTACTGAAGTAGCTGAAGGTCTTATGGCGAAAATGTATAGATTGAATCAAATATTGGATTGTCCGGATCCAGTTGGTCAAGTGTTTTCTGAAGCATTTTGGAAAGCGGGTGTGCTCCCAAATTATCCGAGGATTTGCTTATTGCTCTCGAAAAACTTTCCTGAGCATTTCAGTAAATTGCAGCTTGAACGA GTTGATAAGGTTGCTTTGGATGCTTTGAATGATGGCACTGAAGTTCATTTGCAGAGTTTGGAGCCTTGGTTCCAG CTACTTCTTGACCTGATGGCATTCCGAGAACAAGCTCTGCGACTCATATTGGATCTAAGTAGTACTGTTATTACCTTGTTG CCCCATCAGAACTCGCTTATTCTGCATGCATTTATGGATCTCTTTTGTTCCTTTATCCGTGTCAATCTTTTTTCTGAGAAG ATACCGAGGAAAATGATGCTGCAAATGTATAACCTTCTGCATGCCATGTCAAGAAAAGATAGTGACTGTGATTTCTATCATCG GTTGGTTCAATTTATAGATTCTTATGATCCACCATTGAAAGGGTTACAAGAAGATCTAAAATTTGTCAGTCCACGTATTGGAGAG GTTTTAGAGGCTGTGGGCCCTGTCATTTTCCTATCTACAGATACAAGGAAGCTTAGAAATGAGGGATTCCTAAGTCCATATCACCCTCGGTATCCAGATATACTGACGAATTCTGCTCACCCTGTG AGAGCCCAAGATCTAGCAAATGTTACTTCTTACAGGGAATGGGTTCTACTTGGATATCTTGTTTGTCCAGATGAGCTGCTTCGTGTCACTAGCATTGATATCGCTCTG GTCGTACTGAAGGAAAATTTGATACTTACTGTATTCCGGGATGAG TATGCACTTTTGCATGAGGATTATCAGCTATACGTTTTGCCTCGGATATTAGAATCGAAGAAGATGGCCAAGTCTGGGCGTACTAAGCAAAAAGAAGCAGATCTCGAGTATAGTGTGGCAAAGCACGTTGAGAAAATGATAAG CGAAGTGCACGAGCAATCTCTTCTATCTTGTGATGCCATTCACCATGAGAGGAGAGTGttattaaaacaagaaataggAAGAATGGTACTGTTTTTCACTGATCAGCCAAGTTTATTGGCTCCAAACATTCAG ATGGTATTCTCTGCCCTGGCATTGGCACAGTCTGAGGTTATCTGGTATTTCCAACATGTAGGAATTGCATCATCAAAATCTAAAGCTGCTCGAGCAATACCTGTTGACATA GATCCAAATGATCCAACTATTGGCTTTTTACTAGATGGAATGGATCATCTATGCTGTCTTGTGCGCAAGTATATTGCAG CTATCCGAGGCTATGCATTATCATACCTGTCTTCATGTGCTGGTAGAATCCGGTTTTTGCTGGGAACTCCAGGAATGGTGGCTCTTGATCTTGATGCTAGTTTAAAAGGGCTTTTCCAACAGATTGTTCAGCATTTGGAAAGCATACCAAAACTGCAGGGTGAAAATATTTCCGCCATCATGTGTGATTTATCT GAGTTTCGCAAGGATTGGTTGTCAATATTGATGATTGTCACATCGGCTAGGTCATCTATAAACATAAGACACTTGGAGAAAGCTACTGTCTCTACTGGAAAGGAAGGCTTACTGTCAGAAGGAAATGCTGCATACAATTGGTCCAG ATGCGTTGATGACTTAGAGTCGCAATTATCAAAGCATGGAACTCTAAAAAAGCTGTATTTTTACCATCAGCACCTTACAGTA GTCTTTCGGAACACCATGTTTGGACCAGAAGGACGTCCTCAGCATTGCTGTGCATGGCTTGGTGTTGCTAGTAGCTTTCCAGAGTGTGCTTCTCCAATTGTTCCAGAAGAG GTAACGAAAATTGGGCGAGATGCAGTCCTATATGTTGAGTCTCTTATTGAATCTATCATTGGAGGATTGGAGGGATTAATCAATATTCTTGATTCTGAAGGAGGATTTGGTGCCTTAGAGGCTCAG CTTCTTCCAGAGCAGGCtgctttttatttgaatgacACATCCAGAGTTTCAATTCCTACATCAAAATCTACCAAGGGAGCAGTTGGGTTTCCTTTGCCTGGCCATGAGAGCTACCCTGAAAATAATAGTGCTATAAAAAT GTTGGAAGCTGCGATGCAAAGGTTGACCAACTTGTTTTCAGTTCTGAATGATATGGAGCCTatatgtgttctaaaccatgtctTTGTTCTGAGGGAG TACATGAGAGAGGGCATACTTGGCAACTTCAGGAGGAGATTGCTTGCAGTATTAAAAGCTGACAATGATCTTCAACGGCCTTCTGTCCTAGAGTCCTTGATTCACAGGCACTTGAACATTGTCTATCTAGCAGAGCAACATATCAGCATGGACCTTACTCATGGTATTCAAGAAGTTCTACTAATTGAGGCCTTCTCAGGACCTGTGTCTTCTCTTCACTTGTTTGAAAAACCAGCAGATCAGCTTACTGGGTCGGCCACTGAAGTTGTCTGCAACTGGTACATAGAAAACATTGTCAAGGATGTATCAGGTGCTGGAATCCTTTTTACACCAATCCACAAATGCTTTAAAAGCACGAGGCCTGTTGGTGGATATTTTGCAGAGTTGGTCACCGATCTCAGAGAATTGCAGGCCTTTGTTCGTGTATTTGGTGGCTATGGCGTTGACAGGCTAGACAGAATGATGAAAGAGCACACAGCAGCACTCTTGAATTGCATTGACACATCATTACGGTCAAACCATGAAGTGTTAGAGGCAGTTGCTGGCAGCATGCATTCTGGTGACAGAATAGAAAGAGAGGCATGTTCCAGGCAGATTGTGGACTTGGACACAGTAATTGGATTTTGCATTGAGGGAGGGCAAGCACTTGCTTTTGATCAGCTTCTTGCTGAAGCAGCTGGGGTCGTGCTTGATGAGGGTGCACCCTTGATATATTCACTACTGTCTGGGGTGGTTAAGCATATACCCGAAGAAATATCGGAAAAGAAGGAAATCAGAAGAATAAGAGGGGTGGCTAACAGTCTTAATATAGTTGGAGATCATGATTCAGAATGGATCAGATCAATTCTAGAAGATGTTGGGGGTGCAAATGATGGTTCTTGGACATTGTTGCCTTATTTATTTGCCACCTTCATGACATCAAAGATATGGAATAGTACTGGCTTCAATGTTGATACAGGGGGCTTCAACAACAATATCCATTGTCTGGCAAG GTGCATGAGTGCTGTGATTGCCGGTAGTGAGTTAGTGAGATTGGAACGCGAACATCAGCAGAGACAACAGTCTCTCTCTAATGGCCATCTTGATGAGGCTTTGGATCCTGAAATACATAGCCGTTTGTCTGCTGAAGCAAGTATAAAGTCTGCAATGCAGCTTTTTGTCAAATTTGCAACTGGTATTGTGCTAGATTCTTGGAGTGAAGCCAATAG ATCTAATCTTGTAGCAAAGCTGATTTTCTTGGACCAACTTTGTGAGATCTCACCGTATCTTCCAAGAAGCTCCCTCGAAGCCTATGTTCCGTACGCAATTCTCCGTTCAATTTATAGCCAGTACTACTCAAATTCTCCATCCATGCCTCTGGCACTACTAAGTGTCTCACCCCGCCATTCACCTGCTGTATCACTGTCTCACACATCTCCTGCAGTGAACCATTTTTACGATATGGATAGTGGAAGCCTTCGCAGCACGGATAATAAACATCGAAATGTTCGCCGCTCTGGGCCTTTGGATTATAGTTCAAGCAGAAAAGTTAAACTTGTCGAAGGCTCAACTTCTGGGAGCACAGGTCGTAGTCCACTACCACGGTTTGCAGTCTCAAGATCCGGGCCTTTAATGTACAAGTAG
- the LOC7476734 gene encoding 14 kDa zinc-binding protein — MAAIGSFSLLRNCAVTTRAFSNVRVSPRATSSFNSIKFLHPHHSQRSLFCTNAIHDEEASAKAAAASADSGAPTIFDKIIAKEIPSSIVYEDEKVLAFRDINPQAPVHVLVIPKARDGLTTLGKAEARHGEVLGQLLYAARIVAEKEGILDGFRVVINNGPGACQSVYHLHLHVLGGRQMKWPPG, encoded by the exons ATGGCTGCAATTGGGTCTTTCAGCCTGCTCAG GAATTGTGCAGTAACTACAAGGGCATTCTCAAATGTGAGAGTCTCACCAAGGGCAACCTCTAGTTTCAATTCAATTAAGTTCCTTCATCCTCACCATTCTCAAAG ATCTCTGTTTTGCACTAATGCTATACATGATGAAGAGGCTTCTGCAAAAGCAGCTGCAGCCAGTGCCGACAGTGGAGCTCCAACCAT TTTTGACAAGATCATAGCAAAGGAAATTCCTTCATCCATTGTATACGAGGATGAAAAGGTCCTAGCTTTCAGGGACATCAACCCTCAGGCTCCTGTTCATGTTTTGGTCATTCCAAAGGCCAGGGATGGATTGACAACGCTTGGGAAG GCAGAAGCCAGACATGGAGAGGTGTTGGGGCAACTTCTCTACGCTGCAAGAATAGTGGCTGAAAAGGAAGGCATCCTCGATGGATTTCGTGTTGTTATCAACAATGGTCCTGGTGCCT GTCAATCTGTCTATCATCTCCACTTGCATGTCCTGGGTGGAAGACAAATGAAATGGCCGCCCGGTTAA
- the LOC7481804 gene encoding probable arabinosyltransferase ARAD1, with amino-acid sequence MSERLKIRTPKSPNSSKLPRIMARKSSLLKQTLIFSACTILIIYAFFNTFLSSSTAAATTGISATTSSLFAEQISRENLLEFPEKATENEKKVRVFMYDLPKKFTTGIIENHALARGSSDLSKVSYPGHQHMGEWYMYLDLSRPDLDRVGSPVVKVNDPEEADLFYVPVFSSLSLIVNPARAGTVPGSDPVYSDEKMQEELVEWLEEQEYWRRNNGRDHVVFAGDPNALYRVLDRVKNVVLLLSDFGRVRSDQGSLIKDVIVPYSHRINVYNGDIGVEERKTLLFFMGNRYRKDGGKIRDLLFQMLEKEEDVVIRHGTQSRENRRTATRGMHTSKFCLNPAGDTPSACRLFDSIVSLCVPLIVSDSIELPFEDVIDYRKIAIFVDTESSLKPGYLVRMLRAVSTEKILEYQKQMREVKRYFVYSDSNGTVNEIWREVAQKLPLIQLMINRDKRLVKKDSTEPDCSCLCTNQSAHITSL; translated from the exons ATGAGTGAGAGATTAAAGATCAGAACCCCTAAATCCCCAAATTCCAGCAAACTTCCCCGCATAATGGCGCGAAAATCCTCTCTATTAAAACAAACCCTTATTTTCTCTGCATGCACAATCCTCATCATCTACGCTTTCTTCAACACCTTCCTCAGCTCATCCACCGCCGCCGCCACTACCGGTATCTCCGCCACAACTTCATCTCTCTTCGCCGAGCAAATTTCTCGAGAAAATCTCCTAGAATTTCCCGAGAAAGCGACGGAAAATGAGAAGAAAGTTAGAGTTTTCATGTATGATCTGCCCAAGAAGTTCACAACTGGAATCATCGAGAATCACGCGTTGGCGCGTGGCTCTTCTGACTTGTCTAAGGTGAGTTACCCGGGTCACCAACACATGGGTGAATGGTACATGTATTTGGATCTTTCCCGACCCGATTTGGACCGGGTTGGGTCACCTGTGGTGAAAGTCAATGACCCGGAGGAGGCTGACTTGTTTTATGTTCCGGTGTTTTCTTCTCTCAGTTTGATAGTGAATCCAGCTCGGGCCGGAACAGTACCCGGGTCGGATCCGGTTTATAGTGATGAGAAGATGCAAGAAGAGCTGGTGGAGTGGTTAGAGGAGCAGGAGTATTGGAGGAGGAATAATGGGAGGGATCATGTGGTTTTTGCTGGGGATCCGAATGCACTCTATCGGGTCTTGGACCGGGTCAAGAATGTGGTTTTGTTATTGTCAGATTTCGGGCGGGTTAGAAGTGATCAAGGGTCCTTGATTAAGGATGTCATCGTGCCTTACTCGCATAGGATTAATGTCTATAATGGCGATATTGGCGTGGAGGAGAGGAAAACGCTCTTGTTTTTCATGGGCAATCGGTACCGGAAAGat GGTGGAAAAATTCGTGATCTGCTTTTTCAAATGCTTGAGAAAGAAGAGGATGTTGTAATAAGGCATGGCACACAATCTAGGGAGAATCGACGCACAGCTACGCGTGGCATGCATACTTCAAAGTTCTGCTTGAATCCTGCTGGTGATACTCCTTCAGCTTGCCGACTATTTGATTCGATTGTTAGTTTGTGTGTTCCATTGATAGTCAGTGATAGCATTGAGTTACCTTTTGAAGATGTCATAGACTACAGAAAGATTGCAATTTTTGTGGACACTGAGTCTTCTCTAAAGCCAGGATATTTAGTTAGAATGCTGAGAGCAGTATCTACTGAGAAAATTCTGGAATATCAGAAACAGATGAGAGAG GTGAAGCGATATTTTGTATACAGTGATTCAAATGGAACCGTGAATGAAATATGGCGTGAAGTAGCACAAAAACTGCCTCTTATTCAACTGATGATTAATCGTGACAAACGGCTTGTTAAGAAGGATTCTACTGAACCAGACTGTTCTTGTCTATGCACAAACCAGAGTGCACATATCACTTCCTTGTGA
- the LOC7476735 gene encoding protein ACCELERATED CELL DEATH 6, with the protein MSRIKLERSPSISSCFPERFSGPSMEISTSTSGRGYTTTSSYSHQVPRFMPSLPETAVDKHLVEEKQELLKVLPGSAAPAVASLNSQHSVSIDITDHESSVPSPAAAQLQKENAIGSLQRMQSLFNTFPNSAPATLYSERTVTIDLTRQQSVSAPASIDLYSKSAAAPLPAPPTISHGLVKGNRSTTGLTLYAPLYQAAMKGDWEKADEFFKSHPGAINVRITKEMDTVLHIAAGAKHTKFVEEVVKSMTGTDLTLRNKYNNTALCYAAASGVTKIAEMMVSKNRNLPMMRNNRGVTPLYIAALFGHKDMVWYLYSVTSDEYLTRDDYIGLLIATISTDLFDVALSIIQHQPELAIQRDLNGETALHVLARKSSAFASKSGLGFWHRFIYPWIFVEVPTKCSCPSSIFQIHRHLSNQESLSLVGQLFRAIQMNVPGIKAVYDKKLMHTQVLELVKLSWEQVLLLDDCQIAELLASPSQPLFVAAEFGIVEFITALIRSYPDLIWKVNEQSRSIFHIAVAHRQEKIFSLINDIGAHKDMITAYKDINNANILHLAGMIAPRDKLNVISGAALQMQRELLWFKEVEKNVQPSLKEMRDKNGRTPRMLFTEEHRGLVKEGEKWMKNTASSCMLLATLITTVMFAAIFTVPGGNDNSKGTPLVLASTSFIVFAVADAFALFSSVTSILMFLSILTSRYAEEDFVESLPKRLVVGLATLFCSIAAMLVAFAATFCIVLDHRLAWIVVPISLGSSVPVTLFAFLQFPLFVDMIHSSYGAGIFARKSTDMLY; encoded by the exons ATGAGTCGAATCAAGTTGGAAAGATCTCCTTCAATCTCTTCATGCTTCCCAGAAAGGTTTTCTGGTCCGAGTATGGAAATTAGTACTTCAACATCTGGGAGAGGCTATACAACAACTTCTTCGTATTCACATCAAGTCCCTCGGTTCATGCCTTCTCTTCCAGAAACTGCAGTTGATAAGCATCTTGTCGAGGAAAAGCAGGAGTTGCTTAAGGTTCTTCCCGGTTCAGCAGCCCCTGCAGTTGCATCCCTGAACTCACAACATTCTGTTTCAATTGACATAACTGATCATGAGAGTTCTGTTCCATCACCGGCTGCCGCTCagcttcaaaaagaaaatgcaattgGGTCTCTTCAGCGGATGCAATCACTTTTCAACACATTCCCCAATTCAGCACCTGCAACTCTTTACTCGGAGCGGACTGTGACAATTGACTTAACCAGGCAACAATCTGTTTCGGCACCTGCTAGCATCGACCTTTATAGCAAATCTGCAGCTGCACCTCTCCCAGCTCCTCCGACGATTTCACATGGTCTTGTGAAAG GAAATAGAAGCACCACTGGGCTTACGTTATACGCACCTTTATACCAAGCTGCAATGAAGGGTGACTGGGAAAAGGCTGATGAGTTCTTTAAATCCCATCCAGGTGCTATAAATGTTAGGATCACCAAGGAGATGGATACGGTTCTCCATATCGCAGCAGGGGCTAAACATACCAAGTTTGTTGAGGAGGTGGTCAAGTCGATGACGGGAACCGATTTAACTTTACGGAACAAGTACAATAATACTGCTCTATGTTATGCAGCTGCCTCAGGAGTCACCAAAATAGCAGAAATGATGGTGAGCAAGAATAGAAACTTGCCAATGATGAGGAACAACAGAGGAGTGACGCCTCTTTATATAGCTGCGTTATTCGGACACAAAGACATGGTCTGGTATCTCTACTCTGTCACTTCAGACGAATATTTAACGCGAGACGACTACATCGGTCTGCTTATTGCTACCATCAGCACCGATTTGTTTG ATGTAGCCTTGAGCATCATTCAACACCAACCAGAATTAGCAATTCAGCGAGATCTAAATGGGGAGACAGCACTTCATGTTTTAGCTCGAAAGTCATCAGCATTTGCCAGCAAAAGTGGGCTTGGATTCTGGCATAGATTTATTTATCCAT GGATCTTTGTGGAAGTACCTACCAAATGTAGCTGCCCATCTAGCATCTTCCAAATCCATAGGCACTTGAGTAATCAAG AATCTCTCAGCTTGGTGGGACAACTTTTCCGTGCAATACAAATGAATG tcCCAGGAATCAAGGCAGTTTATGACAAGAAGTTGATGCACACACAAGTTCTTGAGCTGGTTAAGCTGTCGTGGGAACAAGTTCTGTTATTGGATGACTGCCAAATTGCAGAGTTGCTTGCAAGCCCTTCACAGCCACTCTTCGTTGCGGCAGAGTTCGGAATTGTTGAGTTTATAACTGCACTTATACGCTCTTATCCTGATTTAATATGGAAAGTTAATGAGCAAAGTAGAAGCATTTTTCACATCGCCGTAGCGCATCGCCAGGAAAAGATCTTTAGCCTCATTAATGATATTGGAGCACACAAGGACATGATTACTGCTTATAAAGATATTAACAATGCCAACATATTGCATTTGGCTGGAATGATTGCACCCCGGGATAAACTTAATGTTATTTCCGGTGCAGCCCTTCAGATGCAGAGAGAATTATTGTGGTTCAAG GAAGTTGAGAAGAATGTGCAGCCTTCATTAAAGGAGATGAGAGACAAGAATGGTAGAACACCTCGAATGTTATTTACCGAAGAACATAGAGGGCTGGTTAAAGAAGGAGAGAAATGGATGAAGAATACTGCTTCATCATGCATGCTTCTTGCTACACTAATTACTACAGTGATGTTTGCTGCAATTTTCACAGTTCCAGGAGGCAATGACAACAGCAAGGGCACTCCACTTGTTTTGGCGTCTACATCTTTCATAGTCTTTGCCGTGGCAGATGCATTTGCACTATTCTCTTCAGTCACTTCTATATTAATGTTCCTTTCCATACTTACTTCTCGTTACGCAGAAGAAGATTTCGTAGAGTCCCTGCCGAAAAGATTGGTAGTAGGTCTTGCAACACTCTTTTGCTCTATAGCAGCCATGCTTGTAGCATTTGCTGCAACCTTTTGCATCGTGCTTGACCATCGATTGGCATGGATTGTTGTCCCTATTTCTCTAGGTTCCTCTGTCCCTGTAACTTTATTTGCATTTTTACAATTTCCACTTTTTGTTGATATGATCCATTCTTCATATGGGGCTGGCATTTTCGCCCGAAAAAGCACAGATATGCTATACTGA